One Syntrophaceae bacterium DNA window includes the following coding sequences:
- a CDS encoding CoA transferase subunit A: MPRLRTQTKKAQIMSLEEACKAFMHDGAMVAWSGFTGFNRNPFAFAWQTVRQGVKNLHVIDRHGSCCTWLLNAAGAMKIYETDWMGWGEMAGKLDVNLERRYKKGEMILEDYSHGAMAMRFLAGAIGAPFIPYNAPLGSDLYNPKYDALGRAGMRDGKNPKIPKKKFIQFEEPFWGEGETILLPAARPELAVIHVAQAGDKGTARWRGVGTIDKEIAYAADKVVILAEEIVPESEMRKVPEANQIPYFVVDAIVECPWGAFPSSVPFYYDYDAPFMRGMDAASRNPEDMKKWLDEWVYGPKNWEEFIVKLGAKRLLDLKADSVTGYSTRMMRGKKPAPRMKMPLSVAMSGY, encoded by the coding sequence ACGGCTTCGCACACAGACCAAAAAGGCACAGATCATGTCCCTCGAGGAAGCCTGCAAGGCTTTCATGCACGACGGGGCCATGGTCGCCTGGAGTGGTTTCACGGGCTTCAACCGGAACCCCTTCGCCTTTGCCTGGCAGACGGTGCGCCAGGGGGTGAAGAACCTGCACGTCATTGACCGTCACGGGAGCTGCTGCACCTGGCTGCTGAATGCGGCCGGCGCCATGAAGATCTACGAGACGGACTGGATGGGCTGGGGCGAGATGGCCGGAAAGCTGGACGTCAACCTCGAGAGGCGCTACAAGAAGGGGGAGATGATTCTCGAGGATTACTCGCACGGCGCAATGGCCATGCGTTTCCTGGCCGGTGCGATCGGCGCGCCGTTCATTCCCTACAACGCGCCGCTCGGCTCCGACCTCTACAACCCCAAGTACGACGCGCTCGGCAGGGCCGGCATGCGCGACGGCAAGAACCCGAAGATCCCCAAGAAGAAGTTCATCCAGTTCGAAGAGCCTTTCTGGGGCGAGGGTGAGACGATCCTGCTGCCCGCCGCACGGCCCGAGCTGGCCGTCATCCACGTCGCCCAGGCGGGCGACAAGGGTACGGCGCGCTGGCGCGGCGTCGGCACGATCGACAAGGAAATCGCCTACGCGGCCGACAAGGTCGTCATCCTGGCCGAGGAAATCGTCCCCGAGTCCGAAATGAGAAAGGTGCCCGAGGCCAACCAGATCCCCTACTTCGTGGTGGATGCCATCGTGGAATGCCCCTGGGGCGCCTTCCCGAGCTCCGTTCCCTTCTACTACGACTACGACGCACCCTTCATGAGGGGCATGGACGCCGCGTCCAGGAACCCCGAAGACATGAAGAAGTGGCTCGACGAGTGGGTCTACGGGCCCAAGAACTGGGAGGAATTCATCGTGAAACTGGGCGCCAAGCGGCTCCTCGACCTCAAGGCCGACAGCGTCACCGGCTACAGCACGAGGATGATGAGA